One genomic window of Candidatus Pseudobacter hemicellulosilyticus includes the following:
- a CDS encoding response regulator transcription factor: MKPRLLLVEDEIDLGNVVRQYLEVMEFTVDWLTDGQEAMDRLLAEPGAYQLLLIDVSLPGLNGFELASRLVQQQINTPFLFLTARNERADRLHGLKIGADDYVSKPFDIDELVLRIRNILRRQQQAGRPVAAPELPGAGNIRFEKQRLTLSVGDKVISLTPREAELLEYLFQHPNQVLKREDLLTQLWGVNDYFLGRSLDVFISRLRKHLGNNPYVTITNVYGVGFLLDVKEGR, translated from the coding sequence ATGAAGCCCCGGTTATTATTGGTAGAAGATGAAATTGACCTCGGTAACGTGGTGCGGCAGTACCTGGAGGTGATGGAGTTTACGGTAGACTGGCTCACGGACGGCCAGGAAGCCATGGACCGGCTGCTGGCGGAACCGGGCGCTTACCAGCTGCTGCTGATAGATGTGAGCCTGCCCGGCCTCAATGGTTTTGAACTGGCCAGCAGGCTGGTGCAGCAGCAGATCAATACTCCCTTCCTTTTCCTGACGGCGCGTAATGAGCGGGCCGACCGCCTCCATGGCCTCAAAATAGGCGCCGATGATTATGTCAGCAAGCCTTTTGATATTGATGAACTGGTGCTGCGGATCAGGAATATATTACGTCGCCAGCAGCAGGCCGGCAGGCCGGTGGCGGCGCCTGAGTTGCCCGGCGCCGGCAATATCCGTTTCGAGAAACAGCGCCTTACCCTGTCCGTGGGTGATAAGGTTATCAGCCTCACTCCCCGTGAAGCAGAATTGCTGGAATACCTGTTCCAGCATCCCAACCAGGTATTGAAACGGGAGGATCTGCTGACCCAACTGTGGGGAGTAAACGATTATTTCCTGGGCCGTAGCCTGGATGTATTTATTTCCCGCCTGCGCAAGCACCTCGGCAACAATCCCTATGTCACCATCACCAATGTATACGGGGTGGGTTTCCTGCTGGATGTAAAAGAAGGACGCTGA
- a CDS encoding HAMP domain-containing sensor histidine kinase has product MQKTVKTYVGIACISFLILALVQLYLVYNTYELKNERYYFSEKAAILDQYSESVKHDLLFPGGARIMDSVIQAAMPELKEVVRTNAALFRRRQDELGKVLLYELRRRQPLQQFLQQARAGAHIADSLEYALLLDKLEITVGDSLHVPLLSGDLLPQERESRGFRIGGQLQALNPQNKVVELTVGGEGRPTVSRIRYALHVEPVNRKASIIRQLSLTWLLSLFSVLVVVILFYVTFRNWLRQKKLSEMKSDFINNITHEFHTPLTAIQVAARSLQNERILEKKENISSLSGVIQRQSDRLQQLIAQVLDIASHNGAALKKQEVSVNELLEELLLDYRLQLSDRPVDMVFEPQAVSDRVWLDPFHFGTMLINILDNAVRYNDKETVQIRVVTTADAKVLRIAITDNGMGMSPEVQRHIFEKFYRGASGPSSTIKGLGLGLFYVQQQVEAHGWLVAVNSEAGTGSTFTLIIPHQNPAA; this is encoded by the coding sequence ATGCAAAAAACGGTGAAAACTTATGTCGGGATTGCCTGTATCAGCTTTCTGATCCTTGCCCTGGTACAATTATACCTGGTCTATAATACCTATGAGCTTAAGAATGAAAGATACTATTTCTCCGAGAAAGCGGCCATACTGGATCAGTACAGTGAGTCGGTAAAACATGATCTGCTGTTCCCCGGGGGCGCCCGGATCATGGACTCTGTGATACAGGCGGCCATGCCGGAACTGAAGGAGGTGGTACGAACCAATGCCGCGCTTTTCCGCCGGCGGCAGGATGAACTGGGTAAGGTCCTCCTGTACGAGCTGCGCCGGCGGCAGCCGCTCCAGCAATTCCTGCAGCAGGCCAGGGCCGGCGCCCATATCGCGGATTCCCTGGAATATGCGCTGCTGCTGGATAAACTGGAGATCACCGTAGGGGATTCCCTGCATGTGCCGCTGCTGAGCGGCGACCTCCTCCCGCAGGAGCGGGAAAGCCGCGGCTTCCGCATCGGCGGTCAGCTGCAGGCCCTCAATCCCCAGAATAAAGTGGTGGAGCTGACCGTAGGCGGTGAAGGCCGGCCTACTGTTTCCCGCATCCGCTATGCCCTGCATGTGGAACCCGTGAACCGCAAAGCTTCCATCATCCGGCAGCTGTCCCTGACCTGGCTGCTGTCCCTGTTCTCCGTCCTGGTGGTGGTGATCCTTTTCTATGTCACTTTCCGCAACTGGCTGCGCCAGAAAAAGCTTTCAGAAATGAAATCGGATTTCATCAACAATATCACCCATGAGTTCCATACGCCGTTGACAGCTATCCAGGTGGCGGCCCGCAGCCTGCAGAATGAGCGGATCCTGGAGAAGAAGGAAAATATCTCTTCTTTATCGGGCGTCATCCAGCGGCAGTCCGACCGCCTCCAGCAGCTGATAGCCCAGGTACTGGACATTGCCTCTCATAACGGTGCGGCCCTCAAAAAGCAGGAAGTTTCGGTGAATGAACTGTTGGAAGAACTATTGCTGGATTACCGGCTCCAGCTGAGCGACAGGCCCGTGGACATGGTCTTTGAACCCCAGGCGGTCAGCGACCGGGTATGGCTGGACCCCTTTCATTTTGGCACTATGCTGATCAATATCCTGGACAATGCCGTCCGGTACAATGACAAGGAGACCGTGCAGATCCGGGTGGTCACCACGGCTGATGCAAAGGTTTTGCGCATAGCCATTACTGATAATGGGATGGGTATGAGCCCGGAGGTACAGCGGCATATCTTTGAAAAATTCTATCGCGGCGCCAGCGGCCCCTCCAGCACCATCAAGGGACTGGGACTGGGCCTGTTCTATGTGCAGCAGCAGGTGGAAGCACATGGCTGGCTGGTGGCAGTGAACAGTGAAGCCGGGACCGGCAGTACCTTTACCCTGATCATTCCCCATCAAAATCCTGCAGCATGA
- a CDS encoding alpha-L-fucosidase, translating to MTTTITRAGKALMLVSLLTAGLSTPALQAQTRATAKPLTQLQQQFVDLRFGMFIHYNIPTYLDQDWADPEASPALFNPKKLDCSQWAKAAQSANMSYGCLTTKHHSGFAIWDTKTTPYNVMNSPLKRDVVKEYVQAFRAANLKVMLYYSILDTHHKLRPGHITKEHIAMVKAQLTELLTNYGPIEALIIDGWDAPWSRISYDDIPFEEIYYLIKSIQPNCLVMDLNAAKYPAEALYYTDIKSYEQGAGQHISKESNRLPALSCLPINNNWFWKSSFPKDPVKDAATLVDANIIPLNNAFCNFILNVAPNPDGLIDDNALAGLAAIGKRWKNSGPLPALAPATAPIIASNIAKRRPANASWSDDMWIMDFANDDKFDTDWKSNPTVQQPWFEVILDKDRPFNAIVIADGHRSIKEYTLDYFQDGQWKPLLKGNNPDRIKIHRFDRVWGGKVRITLTKFSSTPAIAEFQVFDERR from the coding sequence ATGACTACCACCATCACCCGTGCCGGCAAGGCCCTGATGCTGGTCAGCCTGCTGACAGCAGGACTGTCCACACCCGCCTTGCAGGCCCAGACCAGGGCAACTGCAAAACCCCTGACGCAATTACAACAGCAATTTGTTGATCTCCGCTTCGGGATGTTCATCCATTACAATATCCCTACCTACCTGGACCAGGACTGGGCTGATCCGGAAGCTTCGCCGGCGCTGTTCAATCCCAAAAAGCTCGATTGCAGCCAGTGGGCCAAAGCAGCCCAATCCGCCAATATGAGCTATGGCTGCCTTACTACCAAACACCATAGCGGCTTTGCTATCTGGGATACAAAGACCACTCCTTACAATGTGATGAACAGCCCGCTGAAACGGGATGTGGTGAAGGAATATGTACAGGCTTTCCGCGCCGCCAACCTCAAGGTGATGCTGTATTATTCTATCCTGGACACCCATCATAAACTGCGCCCCGGCCACATCACAAAAGAACATATTGCCATGGTCAAGGCACAGCTGACAGAGCTGCTCACCAATTACGGCCCCATAGAAGCGCTGATCATTGACGGCTGGGATGCGCCCTGGTCAAGGATCTCCTATGATGATATTCCATTTGAAGAGATCTATTACCTCATCAAATCCATCCAGCCCAATTGCCTGGTGATGGACCTCAACGCCGCCAAATACCCCGCAGAGGCTTTGTATTATACAGATATCAAATCCTACGAGCAGGGAGCAGGCCAGCATATCTCCAAAGAAAGCAACCGCCTGCCGGCACTGAGCTGCCTGCCCATCAATAATAACTGGTTCTGGAAAAGTTCCTTTCCCAAAGATCCCGTGAAAGATGCCGCCACGCTGGTGGACGCCAATATCATTCCGCTCAACAACGCTTTCTGCAATTTCATTCTGAATGTAGCGCCCAACCCGGACGGGCTGATTGACGACAATGCCCTGGCCGGACTGGCCGCTATCGGCAAACGCTGGAAGAACAGCGGACCGCTGCCCGCGCTGGCGCCAGCCACAGCACCCATCATTGCTTCCAACATTGCCAAGCGCCGGCCCGCCAACGCCAGCTGGAGCGATGATATGTGGATCATGGACTTTGCCAATGACGACAAGTTTGATACCGACTGGAAATCCAACCCCACCGTACAACAGCCCTGGTTTGAAGTGATCCTCGACAAAGACCGTCCTTTCAACGCCATTGTGATTGCAGACGGCCACCGCAGTATAAAGGAATATACACTGGACTATTTCCAGGACGGGCAATGGAAACCCTTGCTCAAAGGCAATAACCCGGATAGGATCAAGATACACCGGTTCGACAGGGTATGGGGCGGAAAGGTACGCATCACCCTTACGAAGTTCAGCTCCACACCGGCCATTGCCGAGTTCCAGGTATTTGATGAACGCAGGTAA
- a CDS encoding PhnA domain-containing protein, whose translation MKTEALLQQRSGNQCELCKAAGPLSVYAVPPADANEADKTIYICGKCEAQIEKKEELDSQHWRCLTESMWSEVPGVQVMAWRLLNRLRQESWAAENLDMMYLDEALLPWAKATGDHESDGSVSLHRDTNGHVLKNGDSVVLIKSLDVKGSTLNAKMGTVVRNIRLVEDNTEQIEGRVEGQQIVILTKYVRKQNG comes from the coding sequence ATGAAAACAGAAGCCTTACTACAGCAAAGAAGCGGCAACCAATGTGAACTCTGCAAAGCCGCCGGCCCCTTATCCGTGTATGCAGTACCGCCTGCCGATGCCAACGAAGCGGACAAGACCATTTATATCTGTGGCAAATGCGAAGCGCAGATAGAGAAGAAGGAAGAGCTGGACAGCCAGCACTGGCGCTGCCTGACCGAATCCATGTGGAGTGAAGTGCCCGGCGTCCAGGTGATGGCCTGGCGTTTGCTGAACCGCCTCCGGCAGGAGAGCTGGGCAGCCGAGAACCTGGACATGATGTACCTGGATGAAGCGTTGCTGCCCTGGGCCAAAGCCACCGGAGATCATGAAAGCGATGGCAGTGTATCCCTGCACCGGGACACCAATGGCCATGTGCTGAAGAACGGGGATTCCGTAGTGCTGATCAAATCCCTGGATGTAAAAGGCTCCACCCTCAATGCCAAAATGGGTACCGTAGTACGGAATATCCGGCTGGTGGAAGACAATACTGAACAGATTGAAGGAAGGGTAGAAGGACAGCAGATCGTGATCCTGACCAAATACGTCCGGAAGCAGAACGGCTAA
- a CDS encoding chemotaxis protein CheB, whose amino-acid sequence MAKNILMPAIELIVIGGSAGSLDVILKQLPALRDNLPVAILLVLHRKAGSSNEDILVDLLSTKTSWKVREAEEKEMITQGTIYVAPADYHLLLESDQSFSLDVSEKVNYSRPSIDITLESAAEVYGARLLAILLSGANADGAEGMQAVKTAGGLCVVQDPASAEVGYMPQQAIDQVMVDKIVPADHLAAFINELFPEQD is encoded by the coding sequence ATGGCGAAAAATATCCTGATGCCAGCTATTGAACTGATCGTGATCGGCGGTTCTGCCGGTAGCCTGGATGTGATCCTGAAACAGCTGCCTGCGCTCCGGGATAACCTGCCCGTGGCTATCCTGCTGGTGCTGCACCGCAAGGCTGGCTCCTCCAATGAGGATATCCTGGTAGACCTGCTCAGTACCAAGACCAGCTGGAAAGTGCGGGAAGCGGAAGAGAAGGAAATGATAACGCAGGGCACCATCTATGTGGCGCCGGCGGATTATCACCTGCTGCTGGAAAGCGACCAGAGCTTTTCGCTGGACGTATCGGAGAAAGTGAATTACAGCCGGCCCAGTATTGATATCACCCTGGAATCGGCGGCGGAGGTCTATGGGGCCCGGCTGCTGGCCATCCTGCTCTCGGGAGCCAATGCGGACGGGGCGGAAGGCATGCAGGCGGTAAAAACGGCGGGTGGCCTCTGCGTGGTGCAGGACCCTGCTTCTGCGGAAGTGGGCTATATGCCCCAGCAGGCCATTGACCAGGTGATGGTGGACAAAATTGTTCCCGCCGATCACCTGGCGGCCTTCATCAATGAATTATTCCCGGAACAGGATTAG
- a CDS encoding protein-glutamate O-methyltransferase CheR: MEYEVHDPEIAILLQDVQEAYGYDFTDYSKASLKRRINRLFGLDGFSGFEEFRRRILSDSVYFRRFVEEITVNVTEMFRDPAFYKVIREEVLPVLATHPLIRIWHAGCSTGEEVYSMAILLKEANLLHKSLLYATDLNPGVLEKLRKGIFPLRYMRQYSENYIRSGGKHDFSQYYTAKYDWAKFDESLAAKMVVATHNLVSDRSFNEFQLILCRNVLIYFDRDLQNRALELFDESLDTLGFLALGAKEQLKYSSIYRKYKQVENPERIWRKIS, translated from the coding sequence TTGGAATACGAGGTACATGATCCCGAAATAGCAATACTGCTGCAGGATGTGCAGGAGGCGTATGGCTACGACTTCACAGATTATTCCAAAGCCAGCCTCAAACGCAGGATCAATCGCCTGTTTGGCCTGGATGGTTTTAGTGGGTTTGAAGAATTCCGCCGGCGCATCCTTTCAGACAGTGTGTATTTCCGTCGTTTTGTGGAGGAGATCACGGTGAACGTGACCGAAATGTTCCGGGATCCGGCTTTCTATAAAGTGATCCGGGAAGAGGTGCTGCCTGTACTGGCCACGCATCCGCTGATCCGTATCTGGCATGCCGGCTGCTCCACCGGCGAGGAGGTCTATTCCATGGCCATCCTGCTGAAAGAGGCCAACTTGCTGCACAAATCATTGCTCTACGCCACGGACCTCAATCCCGGGGTGCTGGAGAAGCTGCGCAAAGGCATCTTCCCCCTTCGTTATATGCGGCAGTATTCGGAGAACTATATCAGGTCCGGCGGCAAGCATGATTTCTCCCAGTACTATACGGCCAAGTATGACTGGGCCAAATTTGACGAGTCCCTGGCCGCCAAAATGGTGGTGGCCACCCATAACCTGGTATCGGACAGGTCCTTTAATGAATTTCAGCTGATCCTTTGTCGCAACGTGCTGATCTATTTTGACCGTGATCTCCAGAACCGCGCCCTGGAGCTGTTTGATGAAAGCCTGGATACGCTGGGCTTCCTGGCGCTGGGGGCCAAGGAGCAGCTGAAGTATTCCAGCATTTACCGCAAATACAAACAAGTGGAAAATCCTGAACGTATATGGCGAAAAATATCCTGA
- a CDS encoding response regulator encodes MTSTFKRNLLISFGLSLLLLVITAVASFMSIRNLLTSSDLVKHTNAVIKELDRLMSSLKDAETGQRGYLLTGDDKFLAPYNGALDSAKGYLKNVKALTVDNPEQQSSVNQLQELVVLRLSLLERSINLRRNGQLFHIDDLQEGRRHMNEARRLVDLMGNREEVLLAERTAQMNRFAAYTPILIVIATILSLFITVVSFLRVNADFERTTKLQHSLEEKDQQITRRIQLIHSVGNKISAGDYTVRVEDNQEDNLGSLAVSLNKMASSLEYSFNSLADKEWLQTGIATLNEKMLGEYELPVLTRNIIEFLSTYTNSHVGAFYLAEDNNSLRFMRGYAFPESKAREQIAFGEGLTGQAAANGALMQLKDIPDNQVLISFATGSIKPHSIVAVPIFHERKVIGVVELASITVYSARELAFLETSSHNIGTVINSVENRRRLQELLEETQSQSEELQSQHNELENINSELEAQTEKLQASEEELKVQQEELLEANEELEERARLLEEKNQLVFERNLEIQKKAEELEQSTRYKSEFLANMSHELRTPLNSILLLSRLLGENNERNLTDEQVEYSRVIQGSGQGLLGLIDEILDLSKIEAGKMDLLYADVPVQEILQDMQAIFQPIAKEKNIEFRTTVDEGVQGIFETDRQRLEQIIKNLIANALKFTSKGYVELLVSMPEAEGATLAFSVRDTGIGIAPEKQQVIFEAFRQADGSTRRKYGGTGLGLSISRELARLLGGEIVLQSEPGKGSTFTVLVPVSRAVAASITDVEVLSALPDQPVSTVTVKLPTGGQELRQRYISDVIPENVPDDREAVLPNDRVILIVEDDTNFAKSLLKFTRRKGYKGIVCVRGDEAAPLALQFRPIGVLLDIQLPVKDGWEVMEELKNNPDTKHIPVHMMSSYDGKYKSLSKGAVDFINKPVAYDEMENIFERIEFMLNNNPRKVLIVEENMKHAKALAYYLENFAVNTEIKNTVTGSVEALQKKEVNCVILDMGIPNQRSYDTLDEVKKSPGLENIPIIIFTGRNLSKAEELKIKQYADSIVIKTAHSYQRILDEVSLFLHLVEEKEAPAKPSNQLGVLQEVLKNKTVLIADDDIRNIYSLTKALETYGMKVVSATDGKEALVQLQEHPEVDIVLMDMMMPEMDGYESTKRIKANPSFRRLPIIAVTAKAMTGDREKCIEAGASDYISKPVDIDQLLSLLRVWLYDSGK; translated from the coding sequence ATGACTTCTACCTTTAAACGTAACCTCCTTATCAGTTTTGGTTTATCGCTCTTATTACTTGTCATTACTGCGGTAGCTTCTTTTATGAGTATCCGCAACCTGCTGACAAGCTCCGACCTGGTAAAACATACCAATGCAGTGATCAAGGAGCTGGACCGGCTGATGTCCAGTCTCAAGGATGCAGAGACCGGCCAGCGGGGTTACCTGCTCACCGGTGATGATAAATTCCTGGCTCCCTATAATGGGGCGCTGGACAGTGCAAAGGGCTACCTGAAAAATGTTAAAGCCCTGACGGTGGACAACCCGGAGCAGCAAAGTTCAGTGAACCAGCTGCAGGAACTGGTGGTGCTGCGGCTCTCGTTGCTGGAACGTTCTATTAATTTACGCCGTAATGGACAGTTGTTTCATATAGATGATCTCCAGGAAGGCCGGCGGCATATGAACGAGGCCCGGCGGCTGGTGGACCTGATGGGTAACCGGGAAGAAGTGCTGCTGGCTGAGCGTACAGCACAAATGAACAGGTTTGCGGCCTATACGCCTATCCTGATCGTGATTGCCACTATCCTTTCCCTGTTCATTACTGTTGTCTCTTTCTTACGCGTGAATGCAGACTTTGAACGGACCACTAAGCTGCAGCATTCCCTGGAAGAAAAGGACCAGCAGATCACCCGCCGGATCCAGCTGATCCACTCTGTGGGCAATAAGATCTCGGCCGGCGATTATACCGTCCGCGTGGAAGACAACCAGGAAGATAACCTCGGCAGCCTGGCGGTGTCCCTCAATAAAATGGCCAGCTCCCTGGAATATTCCTTCAACAGCCTGGCCGATAAAGAATGGCTGCAGACCGGTATTGCCACCCTCAATGAAAAGATGCTGGGTGAATATGAACTGCCGGTGCTGACCCGCAATATCATAGAATTCCTGTCCACCTATACCAATAGCCATGTAGGCGCTTTCTACCTGGCGGAAGACAATAACAGCCTGCGTTTCATGCGGGGGTATGCATTTCCGGAGTCAAAGGCCCGGGAGCAGATCGCTTTTGGCGAAGGGCTTACCGGGCAGGCAGCTGCCAATGGGGCGCTGATGCAGCTGAAGGATATCCCGGACAACCAGGTGCTGATCAGCTTCGCCACCGGCAGTATCAAACCCCATAGCATTGTGGCGGTGCCCATTTTCCATGAACGCAAAGTGATAGGTGTGGTGGAGTTGGCGTCCATTACAGTATACAGCGCCCGTGAACTGGCCTTCCTGGAAACTTCTTCCCATAATATCGGTACGGTCATCAACAGCGTCGAGAACCGCAGGCGTCTGCAGGAATTGCTGGAAGAAACGCAATCACAATCTGAAGAGCTGCAATCCCAGCACAACGAACTGGAGAATATCAACAGTGAGCTGGAAGCGCAGACAGAAAAACTGCAGGCTTCTGAAGAGGAGCTGAAAGTGCAGCAGGAAGAGCTGCTGGAAGCCAATGAAGAGCTGGAAGAGCGGGCCAGGCTGCTGGAAGAAAAGAACCAGCTGGTCTTTGAGCGCAACCTGGAGATCCAGAAAAAAGCAGAAGAGCTGGAACAAAGCACCCGCTACAAATCAGAGTTCCTGGCTAATATGTCGCACGAGCTGCGCACCCCGCTCAATTCCATCCTGCTGCTGTCCCGCCTGCTGGGTGAGAACAATGAGCGCAACCTCACGGACGAGCAGGTAGAATACTCCAGGGTGATCCAGGGCTCCGGTCAGGGCCTGCTGGGGCTGATAGATGAGATCCTGGACCTGTCCAAGATTGAAGCAGGCAAAATGGACCTGCTCTATGCCGATGTGCCGGTGCAGGAGATCCTGCAGGATATGCAGGCTATTTTCCAGCCTATTGCCAAAGAAAAGAATATTGAGTTCCGGACCACTGTGGACGAAGGGGTACAGGGTATTTTTGAAACAGACCGCCAGCGGCTGGAACAGATCATCAAGAACCTTATTGCCAACGCCCTCAAGTTCACGTCCAAAGGTTATGTGGAATTGCTGGTCTCCATGCCTGAAGCGGAAGGCGCTACCCTGGCCTTCTCTGTGAGGGATACAGGTATTGGCATTGCGCCCGAAAAACAGCAGGTGATCTTTGAAGCCTTCCGTCAGGCTGATGGATCCACCCGCCGCAAATATGGTGGTACCGGCCTTGGCCTGTCCATCAGCCGCGAGCTGGCCAGGCTGCTGGGTGGCGAGATCGTATTGCAGAGCGAGCCCGGAAAGGGCAGCACCTTTACCGTGCTGGTGCCGGTGTCCAGGGCCGTAGCTGCTTCCATCACCGATGTGGAGGTCCTCTCCGCCCTGCCCGACCAGCCAGTGTCCACTGTGACTGTCAAACTGCCCACAGGCGGCCAGGAACTTCGCCAGCGGTATATCAGTGACGTGATCCCGGAAAATGTTCCGGACGACCGCGAGGCCGTGCTGCCCAACGACCGCGTGATCCTGATTGTAGAAGATGATACCAATTTTGCCAAGTCATTGCTCAAATTCACCCGTCGCAAAGGCTATAAAGGCATTGTCTGCGTACGGGGTGATGAAGCTGCGCCGCTGGCCCTGCAATTCAGGCCGATAGGCGTTCTGCTGGATATCCAGCTGCCCGTGAAAGATGGCTGGGAAGTGATGGAAGAACTGAAGAACAACCCCGATACCAAACATATCCCCGTGCATATGATGTCCTCGTACGATGGCAAGTATAAGAGCCTGTCCAAGGGCGCGGTGGACTTCATCAACAAGCCCGTGGCCTATGATGAAATGGAGAATATCTTTGAACGGATCGAATTCATGCTCAACAACAATCCCCGCAAAGTGCTGATTGTGGAAGAGAATATGAAACATGCCAAGGCCCTGGCCTATTACCTGGAAAATTTCGCCGTGAATACGGAGATCAAGAATACGGTGACCGGCAGCGTGGAAGCCCTCCAGAAAAAAGAGGTCAACTGTGTGATCCTGGACATGGGCATCCCCAACCAGCGTTCCTATGATACGCTCGATGAGGTGAAGAAAAGCCCGGGCCTGGAGAATATTCCCATCATTATTTTTACCGGTCGGAACCTGTCCAAGGCAGAAGAGCTGAAGATCAAACAATATGCAGATTCCATTGTCATCAAAACAGCCCACTCGTACCAGCGGATCCTGGATGAAGTGTCCCTGTTCCTGCACCTGGTGGAAGAAAAAGAGGCACCGGCCAAACCTTCCAACCAGTTAGGTGTTCTCCAGGAAGTGCTGAAGAACAAGACCGTGCTGATAGCCGATGATGATATCCGCAATATCTATTCACTCACCAAGGCGCTGGAGACCTACGGCATGAAGGTGGTATCGGCCACAGATGGTAAGGAAGCCCTGGTGCAGCTGCAGGAACACCCGGAAGTGGATATTGTGCTGATGGATATGATGATGCCTGAAATGGATGGCTATGAGTCTACCAAAAGGATCAAGGCCAATCCCAGCTTCCGCCGCCTGCCTATTATTGCTGTAACTGCCAAAGCCATGACGGGCGACCGGGAAAAATGTATTGAAGCAGGCGCTTCCGATTATATCAGCAAGCCGGTGGATATTGATCAGCTGCTGTCCTTATTACGTGTATGGTTATACGATTCCGGCAAATAA
- a CDS encoding response regulator, producing the protein MILIVDDRPENIFSLQKLLELNQFQIDTASSGEEALRKVLKNTYFLIILDVQMPGMDGFEVAEALTGYSKSKDIPIIFLSAVNTEKRFIARGYTSGAIDYITKPFDPDILLLKVKTFYRLQMQTRELNEIQKTLREEIEVRKQAQAGLHQSVEELRSILESIPQVAFTSDAQGIIEFVNRYWYQYSFGKDMLPQTPADAPSIADLIRQAVGSGTQTATEVPIRPLKAEEFRVHLFTMTPVRKRENIIKWVGIFTDIHEQRMVNQVLEQRVNERTQELLQANQDLETTNHELQQFAYVASHDLKEPLRKIQVFSHLVKGKFLADNREAINYMDRLIHSSERMNRLISDVLNYSKLSITGEFDKTDISAVIREIMVDIELLIQEKKAVIHLGDIPSLEVIPAQIRQVFQNIISNALKFSSKLEQPELHIQGELVADLELDSEPALDGPYCRITVTDNGIGFDEIYLDKIFAIFQRLHSREEYEGTGIGLAIVKKIVDTHHGIITARSKEGEGSTFILVLPVQQTNTDNQ; encoded by the coding sequence ATGATACTCATTGTTGACGACAGGCCCGAGAATATTTTCTCGTTGCAGAAATTGCTCGAGCTTAATCAGTTCCAGATCGACACCGCTTCATCAGGAGAAGAAGCACTCCGGAAAGTATTGAAGAATACTTATTTCCTGATCATCCTGGACGTGCAGATGCCTGGCATGGATGGGTTCGAAGTAGCAGAAGCGCTTACTGGGTACAGTAAGTCGAAGGATATTCCCATTATCTTCCTCTCCGCTGTTAATACAGAAAAACGATTCATCGCCCGTGGTTATACCTCCGGGGCCATTGATTATATCACCAAACCTTTTGATCCCGATATCCTCCTGCTGAAGGTGAAGACCTTTTACCGCCTCCAGATGCAGACCCGGGAACTCAACGAGATCCAGAAGACCCTGCGGGAAGAGATAGAAGTGCGCAAACAGGCGCAGGCAGGACTGCACCAGAGTGTGGAAGAGCTGCGCTCCATCCTGGAATCCATTCCCCAGGTGGCTTTCACTTCCGATGCCCAGGGCATTATTGAATTCGTGAACCGCTACTGGTACCAGTATTCCTTTGGGAAGGATATGCTGCCGCAGACACCGGCGGATGCGCCTTCCATTGCAGACCTGATCCGGCAGGCCGTTGGCTCCGGCACCCAGACTGCTACCGAAGTGCCTATCCGGCCACTCAAGGCAGAAGAGTTCCGGGTGCATCTCTTCACCATGACCCCTGTCCGCAAACGGGAGAATATCATCAAGTGGGTGGGTATCTTCACAGATATCCATGAACAGCGCATGGTGAACCAGGTACTGGAACAGCGCGTCAATGAACGGACCCAGGAACTGCTGCAGGCCAACCAGGACCTGGAGACCACCAACCATGAGCTGCAGCAGTTTGCCTATGTGGCCTCCCATGACCTGAAAGAGCCGCTGCGCAAGATCCAGGTCTTCAGTCACCTGGTAAAAGGAAAATTCCTGGCGGATAATCGGGAAGCTATCAACTATATGGACCGCCTGATCCACAGCTCTGAAAGGATGAACCGGCTGATCTCCGATGTCCTCAACTATTCCAAGCTCAGTATCACCGGTGAATTTGACAAAACGGATATCAGCGCTGTGATCCGCGAGATCATGGTGGATATTGAACTGCTGATCCAGGAGAAAAAAGCGGTGATCCACCTGGGTGATATTCCGTCCCTGGAAGTGATCCCTGCACAGATCCGCCAGGTGTTCCAGAATATCATCAGCAATGCCCTGAAATTCTCCAGCAAACTGGAGCAGCCTGAGTTGCATATCCAGGGTGAACTGGTCGCGGACCTGGAACTGGACAGTGAGCCGGCGCTGGATGGCCCTTATTGCCGGATCACCGTAACAGATAACGGTATTGGTTTTGATGAGATCTACCTGGACAAGATATTTGCTATTTTCCAGCGCCTGCATTCCCGCGAGGAATATGAGGGTACCGGCATTGGGCTGGCCATTGTGAAAAAGATCGTTGATACCCATCATGGTATTATCACTGCCAGGAGTAAGGAAGGCGAAGGCAGCACATTTATCCTGGTGCTGCCTGTACAGCAAACAAACACAGACAATCAATAA